GCGAATGTCCGCTTCGGTGCTGAGCACGCCTTCGTAGACTTCCACACCCGCGAGCTTGACGGCGTCGCGGTACTGCGTCAGCGCGTCGAGCACGGCTTGTTGTTGCGCGGCGTCGCGAACGCCGGTGCGTCCGCCCGTCACGCCGAGTTCGATCAACACTTGAATCGACTGGCCGCGCGCACGGAAGAACTCGCCAAGGTGAGCCACCGCAGCGGCCGAGTCCACCAGACAGAAGAACTCGAAATCGGGGTCTTTCAGCAGATCGGCGATCAGCGCCATGTTGCGCTTGCCGACTAGCTGGTTCGCCATGAGGATGCGTCGCACCCCATGGTGATATGCCGCGTTGGTCTGGTGCGCGGTGGCGAGTGTGATGCCCCACGCCCCACCGTCGAGCTGACGGCGGAACAGCTTCGGCGCCATCGTCGTTTTACCGTGCGGCGCGAGCTTTACGCCGTACTCATGCACGAAGCGCTGCATCCACGCGAGGTTGTGACGGATCTTGTCTTCGTAGAGCACCGCCGTGGGCAGACTCAGATCTTCGTTGAGCAGATTCCAGCCCAGTCCTGCCGTGGCCGACGGCGCAAGCGGGGCATTCAACGCACCGAGACCCTTGTTGAGGGTATCGATCATGCCATGTTGATAGTTTGTATCATTCATTGAGAATCCTCCACGTGACGATGCGCCAATAGCCGCCGGATGGCTCCTATAATAGCTTTGAATTACCAGCGTTTGACAATTTTGTTATAAAGTACCAAAAATTGGTGAATCTTTCAAAAAGGCGTCCCGGCGAATCGTCGCGGGAGCCACACAGACCCGGGACATGGCCGAAACCTTCGATATCGTGACGCGCGTTGCCGAACGCAGCGACGCCTTGAGCCAGGCGGAGCGCAAGGTCGCGCAGGTGGTGCTGGAAGATGTGGCGGGCGCGGCGGCCGCATCGATCAATGTGCTGGCGGAGCGCGCAGGGGTGAGCGAGGCGAGTGTGACGCGCTTCGCCAAGGCGATGGGCTGTCGCGACGTGCGCGATCTCAAGCTTCGTCTGGCACAGGCGGCCGTGGTCGGTCAGCGTTTTTTCGGCGCGAACGCGACCAATGGGCAAGACGGTTCGGGGCAGACCATAGACCGGATTGCCGACGATATTCAGACCACGTTGCAGGTGCATCGCGGCCTCATCAAGCCGGATGTTGTGCGGCGTGCGGCAGGGCGTCTGCTGTCGGCCCGCATGGTGTATGCCTTCGGCATGGGCGGTGGTTCGTCGCTGATGGCTGACGAGGCGCGTTACCGGCTGGTGCGTCTGGGGCGGCCGGTGGCGAGTTATCAGGACGCTGTGATGGCTCGTATGGTCGCCGGCACGCTCGGGCGCGACGACGTCGTGCTCGCGTTCTCTGTGAGTGGCCACACGCCCGAGCTGGTTTCGGCGTGCGAGATCGCGCGGGAGTACGGCGCACAAGTGGTGGCGATCACGGCGACGGGTTCGCCGCTTGCGGCGCTGGCCGACGAGGTGTTGCCGATCCGTGCGCTGGAAACGGATTTTATTTTCAAACCGTCGTCGTCGCGTTACGCGATGCTGCTGGCGATGGACGTGCTGGCCACGGAACTGGCGTTGCTCGCCAAGCCGCAGAGCCAGGCGCTGTTGCGGCGTATCAAGTATGTGCTCGACACGCATCGGGGCGGCGGCGATCGCCAGCCTCTGGGAGACTGATATGACTGACTGCCTTGCGAACCGGACGGTCGACACCCTCATTACGAGCGTTCGTCTGGCGGACGGCTCCGGCGCGCCGATGACCGACGAGCGTTTCGACGTCGCCTTGCGCGACGGCCGTATCCATACGATTGCGCCGGCCGGCGCCTTGTCGGGCTGGCAGGCGGCGCAGCAGATTCAGGGCGACGGACTCGTGCTGAGCCCTGGCTTCATCGACGTTCACACCCACGACGACACGAACGTCGTGCGCGCACCGGACATGACGCCAAAGCTCTCGCAGGGCGTGACGACCGTGGTGGTCGGCAACTGTGGCATCAGTGCGTCGCCGGTGACGCTCAAGGGCGATCCGCCCGACCCGATGAACCTGCTGGGCGAGGCCGATGCCTTCCGGTATCCGACCTTCGCCGCGTATGTCGACGCGCTTGAGAAGGCGCAGCCGGCAATCAATGTGGCCGCGTTAATCGGTCACACTGCCCTGCGCAACAATCATATGGACCGGCTTGATCGTCCCGCGACCGAAGCGGAGATCGAGGGCATGCGCGCGCAATTGCGCGAGGCGCTCGACCATGGCGCGTTAGGCCTGTCGACCGGTCTTGCCTATGCGAACGCCAATGCCGCGCCGACGGAGGAAGTGCTCGCGCTGGCCGAGCCGCTTGCCGAAGCCGGTGGGCTGTATGCCACCCATTTGCGAACCGAATTTGCCGAGATTCTTGAAGCGCTCGACGAAGCCTTCCGCATCGGTCGTCATGCCCGCGTGCCAGTGGTCGTCTCGCATCTGAAGTGTGCCGGCGTCGATAACTGGGGACGCAGCACGGAGATTCTCGAGGCGCTCGACAAGGCGCAGCGCTTCCAGCCCGTTGGCTGCGACTGCTATCCGTACACGGCCAGTTCGTCGACGCTCGATCTCAAACAGGTCACTGACGACTTCGACATTCTCGTGACGTGGTCGCAACCGCATCCCGAGCAAGGCGGCAAGCTACTCGCGACGATTGCCGGCGAGTGGGGCGTCGATCTGATGGAGGCCGCGAAGCGTCTGCAACCGGCAGGCGCCGTGTACCACTGCATGGAAGAGGACGATGTGCGACGCATTCTGCGGCATCCGGCGACCGTGGTCGGCTCCGACGGGCTGCCGAACGATCCGTTGCCGCATCCGCGTCTGTGGGGCGCATTCCCACGCGTCCTCGGTCGCTATAGCCGAGAGCAGCAATTGTTCCCGCTAGCCGAAGCCATCCACAAGATGACGGGCTTGTCGGCCGAGCGCTTCGGTCTGACGCAGCGCGGCTTCGTGCGCGAAGGTTACTGGGCCGATCTGGTGCTGTTCGATCCGGCCACCGTGGCCGACGCCGCCACGTTCACCGACCCGATGCAGCCGGCCTACGGCATTGCTGCCGTATGGGTCAACGGCGTGTTGTCGTGGCAGGATCGCGCGCCCACGCAGAATGCGCGCGCGGGACGTTTCGTGCGTCGCGGTACGCCGCAGCCGGTACTTTGAATTCATGTGGTTGAAGCCGTTTTGTCGAAAGGAGCGATGATGAGCATCAAACGTTATGGCGTGGAAGGCGGGCAGGGCACGGGTGGCCAGCGCATGCCCTTTGCCCGCGCAACCGAAGCCGATGGCTTCCTGTTCGTGTCGGGGCAGACCCCGATGAAAGATGGCGAAGTGATCGATGGCGGCATCGTCGCGCAGACGCATCAGGCCATCCAGAATATGCTCGCGATTCTCACGGAGGCCGGTTACGGCACCGAGCACGTGCTGCGTTGCGGTGTATGGCTGGACGATCCGCGCGACTTCGCATCGTTCAACAAGGTGTTCAAGGAGTACTTCGGTGAGCACCCGCCCGCGCGCGCCTGCGTGGTGTCGAGTATGGTGATCGACTGTAAGGTGGAAGTAGACTGCGTGGCGTACAAGAAGCCTGCGGCCTAGGCTTATTGATTGCCTCATTGGCAAGTCCCCGGTACTGGTTTCACAAAGCCCGCGGTTGGGCTTCGATGGCACAGGATGGGAGAGGCGTGCAGGCTTGCGTTTCCTAACTTGTCAGGAGACGAACCGTGAGACTGGACTCAAACTCGACAACGACCGCAGTACCTGCCACGACGCCGCAGTCCTCGATGGATGCCCATCTGGACGAACTGACCCGGGTCATCGACTTCCCGCTTGCGCCTGACGATGTCCGCCTTCACCGGCAAACGGAGCGCCCGGTGTGTCCGGCGGGATGTTCGACGATGTTGACGGGGTTGGCAGTGACGATTCTGGGCATCGCGGGCGTCGCCGGGGGCGCATATTTCGTTGTCGATGCCGCGACGACGGTTGACGATTCGTCGCTGGCGCAAAGCCAGACGAGGGCGAAATACAGTGCGGGCGGAGCACTCCTCGGACTCGGGGTGTTGGCGGCCACGCTGGGCCTCTACCGCCTTGGCATCGGGTGGGAGAAGCGTAGCGCGATGGCCTCCGAACCACAGGATTCGCGTGTGGGCGAGCAGTTTGAAATGAAGGCGGGGACGCGAGAATACGCATGATCTGCCGATGAGGCGGCGCCCGGTCCGATATCCCGTTGAGGAATGTCCGGTCGGGCGAGAGCGGGACTTCGAGGAAGCGGCCGACGATTTCGTCGGCCTTTTTTTTGCGTGTTTTCGCCTCACGCATTCACATTGACGGACACTTTGGTAACCGTTTCGCAAAGTCTGCGGTTTGACTTCGATGGCTGTCGATATCGGGTGCGCGCAGTCTTCAATCTCCCGATCAGAAAGGAGATGGACCGTGAGACCAGCGCCAATATCAGGTGCGACTGTGCAAGTGCCGTCGCATCGCCCGGCAGTCGAGGCTGCCGAGGACATGCAAGTCAACATCGATTTTCCGCTAACACCCGACGATGTGCGTTTGCGTTCCCGGAGGATGAGCCGGCTTGTCGACGCAGGATGCGGCGCTGGGCTGATAGGGATGACGAGTGTGGTGTTGGGGCTGGCAGGGCTCGTGAGCGCCGCATACATCTGTCTGGAGGCAGACGCGCAGGCGGATACTTCGGTCGCAGCGCACAATCGCCGATGGCTGGGCTATGGCTTCGGCGGGGGCATGGGATTCGTGTCGTCGGTGGCGGTGACGTTCGGTCTCACTCAGGTGTGTCTGGCGTTGCGAAAGCGTCGCGAGGCCGCCCAGGAAATAGGGACGCTGAGCGTGCGAGCACGATTCGAAACCGGTGACTTCGGAGGACCTGCGGCGTGAGCCTGTCTGAGATATCCCAAGACATGATGCCGTCCTCGCAGGACATCGCCAACGAGATCGATGTGGCCTTGGCTGCCGTGCGCGACGCCAACAAACAGCGCGAGGCCATGGGGATGCCACGTCCCGGCGCGTGGGACGCGATGCAATGCGACGCGGCGTATCGCTGCGGCTATGGGGCGTTCGAGCGCGGTGACTATGCACAGGCCATCGAATGCTTCGCCCCGCTGCTCTCGGCGTGTCCGCTCGAAGCCGACTATGCGGTGGCGCTGGCGCTCTCGGTGTTACGGCATGGCGAACCGAAGGCCGCGCTGCCGCTGTTCATGGCGGCGGCATTGATGGACGAGGAGGCGCCCGGGCCGATGTATCGCGTTGGGGAATGTCTGATCGAGCTACAGCACTTCGAGGCGGCGCACCGCGCAATGACGGAGACGCTGAATCGATGCGCCGGTCAGCCGAAATATGCGAACGTAGGCAACGCCGCGCGTAAGTTGCTGCTCAAGGTCAGTTACCTGAGCTAGTCGGTAGACACACGTTATGTGGGTGGATTTGGCGACGGGGCTCACCCGTCGCCTTTTTTATGGGGCGCGATTGACGTCGCGATCCCCGCACATCACTGACGCGCGGTGCGCGCGTTGTCCGGCATCGGCAGCGTGAAGTTGGTGCGAAACGGGTTGATGTCCAGCCCACCGCGTCGCGTGTAGCGGGCATACACGGCCAACTGGCTCGGTTTGCACTGGCGAAGGATGTCCATGAAAATGCCTTCCACGCACTGCTCGTGAAAACCGGTATGACGCCGGTACGAAATCACGTATTTGAGCAGGCCTTCCTGATCGATCGGCGGTCCGACGTAGCGAATCTGCAGACTGCCCCAGTCGGGTTGCCCCGTCACCGGGCAGTTGGACTTGAGCAGGTTCGACACCAGTGTCTCGTCCACATGAGGTTCGCCCTCGGCGGCCTTGAGCAACGTGGCGTCGGGGGTATAGACATCCGTTTCGATGTCGAGTCGGTCGACGAGCAGGCCGTCGAGTTCGTCGAGTTCGAGCTTGTCGAAGGCGCCCGGTTCGACGAGGCGCACCTGCACGGGGGCCCCGGCCGCTTCCGACAGGTCTTGTTGGATCAGCGCACGTGCGGCGTCGACGTTGGCCAGCTTGGTCTGGGCGAACGACCCGAGGTACAGCTTGAACGACTTCGATTCGATGATGTTCGGCGAGTCGGCCGGCACGATGGCGGTGAGCAGTGCGATCTGCGGCTTGCCCTTTTCGCCCAGCCACGAGAGTTCGTAGCCGTTCCAGATGTCTGCGCCGAAGAACGGCAGGGCATCGGGCACGCCGATGGCCGCGCGCGCCGGGGCGCGTGCGATCGGGAAGAGCAACGACGGTGTGTATTGCTCGGTGTAGGCAACTTCTTTGCCCAGCGGAGATTGGTCAGGCGTTGTCATGATTGGCTATGCCACTGATGACGTGTCCGGTCGGGCTGACCCGCGCGGCGGACTCGCAGTGGCGTGTTTGGTCGTCGAAGAAGAAATCGGGCTCGAACTCGCGCAGGAAGGTGCCTTTGTCCAGCCCGCCCAGAAACATCGCCTCGTCGATGTCGATTTTCCAGTCCATCAGTGTGCGAATGGCGCGCTCATGTGCCGGGGCGGAGCGTGCGGTCACGAGCGCCGTGCGGATCTTGACCGGCACTTCGTGGCCCGCGAGCGTCTGCAATCGATGCAGCGCCAGCAGCAGCGGTTTGAACGGACCCGGCGGCAGCGGCGTTGCGGCGCGTTCGATTTCATGTTGCTGGAACGCGTCGAGGCCGTTGCTTTGGAAGATCCGTTCGGCTTCATCGGAGAAGAGCACCGCGTCGCCGTCGAAGGCGATGCGGATTTCGTCGGGATGAAGCTCCGCCTTTTTGGCCGAATCGGGATACACGCGTGCTGCCGGAAAGCCGGCGGCAAGGGCGCCGCGTACATCGCGCTCGTTGGCCGACAGAAACAGGTGGGCGCCCAGGGCGTTGAGATAGCCGAACGGATCGCGCCCGCGCGTGAACACGCCGCGCTCGATCTTGAGGTCGACCTGACGCGCCGAGCGAAACACGCGCATGCCGCTCACGGGATCGTTGCGCGAGAGCACGACGACCTCGACGCGATGCTTGTCTTCGCTACCTTCGTTGAAGGCGAGCAACTTCTTCACGAGCGGGAACGCCACACCGACACGCGCAGGTACGTCGAGGCGTTCGAGCTGGTAGCGCATGTACGACTTGTCGTCGCCATGCGCCACGCCGGTCTCGTACACGCGGTTCTCTTCTTCGAAGTCGAACAGCGCGCGCGAGGATATCGCGACAACGAGTTTGTTCTCGAGCGAGATCGGCATGGTGGCGATGGCGTCCTGTCGTGAGCGGGTGGAGGGCGGTGTCTGCGCGGTTCCCGCTTACGCGAGGAACAGCTTGTAGACGGGGTTGTCGCTTTCGTCCCAGTAAGGATAGCCGAGCGTGGCGAGGAAGTCGCGGAACGCGGCTTTCTCGTTGTCCGGTACCTGCATGCCGACCAGGATGTTGCTGTAGTCGGCCCCCTGATTCCGGTAATGGAACAGGCTGATATTCCAGTTCGGGCTCATGGCCGAGAGGAATTTCATCAACGCGCCCGGACGCTCGGGGAATTCGAAACGGAACAGCACTTCGTTGCTGGCGAGCGCCGAGCGGCCACCGACCATGTAGCGGATGTGCTGCTTGGACAGTTCGTCGTTGGACAGATCGAGCGTGGGGAAGCCGTGGCGCTCGAAGCCGGCCTTGATGCGTTCGCCTTCGTCGCGGTTATGCATCTGGATACCCACGAAGATGTGGGCGTTGGACGCTTCGCTAATTCGGTAGTTGAACTCGGTCACATTGCGGCTGCCCACCACTTCGGTAAAGCGCTTGAAGCTGCCGCGCGCCTCGGGAATGGTCACGGCAAACACAGCTTCGCGCGCCTCGCCGACTTCGGCGCGCTCGGCCACGAAGCGCAGGCGGTCGAAGTTCATGTTCGCGCCGGAGGTGATCGCCACGAGCGTTTCGCCCTTGAGCTTTTCACGTTCGCTGTAGAGCTTGGCGCCCGCGACGGACAGCGCGCCCGACGGCTCGAGCACGCTGCGGGTGTCCTGGAAGACGTCTTTGATGGCGGCGCAGAGTTGATCGGTGTCCACGCGCACGACTTCGTCGAGATACGCTTCGCACAGGCGGAAGGTTTCCGCACCGACGTATTTCACGGCAGTGCCGTCGGCGAAGAGGCCTACGTCGCTCAGCAGCACGCGCTCGCCGGCGTGGATGGATTGCGCCATGGCGTCGGAGTCGACCGATTGCACGCCGATGACTTTGATCTCGGGGCGCACGGCTTTGACGTAGGCGGCGACACCGGCGGCGAGACCGCCACCGCCGATGGGCACGAAGATGGCATGCAGCGGACCCTGATGCTGGCGCAGCACTTCCATGGCGATGGTGCCCTGACCGGCAATGACATCGGGATCGTCGAACGGCGGCACGAAGGTGAGGCCGCGTTCTTCCTGCAAGGTCATGGCGTGGGCGTAGGCGTCGCTGTACGAGTCGCCGGCGAGCACGACTTCGACGGCGCGGCCGCCATGGGTTCTGACGGCGTCGATCTTGACCTGCGGGGTGGTGACCGGCATGACGATGACGGCCTTGCAGCCCAGACGCGCCGCCGAGTACGCCACGCCCTGGGCATGGTTGCCAGCCGACGCGGTGAGCACGCCGCGCTCGCGCTCGGCGTCGCTCAGATTGGCCATCTTGTTGTACGCGCCCCGAATCTTGAAGGAGAACACCGTCTGGTTGTCTTCGCGCTTCAGATAAATTCGATTGTGCAGCCGCATGGAGAGCGTGCGCGCCAATTCGAGTTCGCTTTCTTTGGCGACGTCGTAGACTTTTGCGGTCAGGATCTTCTTCAGATAGTCGGGAGCTGCGTCGGACATGATTTAAGGCTTCTTCAGGTTAGGCACATCAAGGAACAAAAGGACAATGATAGACCAGCACGTCCGCCAGGGCGGTCGCGCTTGTCTCTCGGGAAAATACGGGAAAGGGGAGTGCGCGCCCTAGCGAAGGTCGTCTGGGGTGTCGATGTCGCGCACGATTCCGGCGTCGTCGACATCGACGATCGTAATGTGCTCGCTAATCAACAGGTCGCGCGCGCCAATGTCGCCATCGAGGGCGGCCAGACGCGAGGTAAAGGCAGAACCAAACGCGACGGGATGGCCGCGTTGTCCCTGATAGCTCGGCGCAACGATGGCTTCGGGCGAGGTGAGCCCGTTGGTGATCGCGCGCAGGGTGTTCGGGTGGATGTAGGGCATATCGGCCAGCGCAACGAGCCAGCCGTCGAGATGTTCGAGCCCGGCGGGCGGGGCTTCGTTGATGCCGGACTGGATGCCGGCGGCGAGCGTCGCACCCATGCCGCGCTTGGTGGCGTGGCTCATGACGACTTCACAACCGGCCTGCAACAGCACGTTTTCCAATTCCGCCGAATCCGGACGCACCACGGCAATGACGCGCGGCAACACCGCCAGCAGCGAGTGGGCGCTGGCGAGGGCAACGGGTCGGTTCAGGGGATCTCCGGGCAGCGGCGCGAGCAGCTTGTTCCGGCGCCCAGCCGCATCGAAGCGGGTACCGAGTCCGCCTGCCAGTAGAATGGCCACGGGCGGCGTCAGGGGTCGGGTCATGGTCTCGCATTATGCGCCAGACTTTTTGTTTCTGCCAAACAACGCGTGCTCGCGAGTGTCGACGTTGTGCCGACCGTCCGGTCGGTCATGGACGGCGGGATTCGCCCCGCTTTTCGATTCGTTCTGATTTTTTCCGGAGTTGCATGGAGTCGTTCATCACCTGGCTGCTCGGCGTGCTCGCACTGCCCGGCATCGGACTGCCAGCCATTTTTCTGGTGTCGTTTCTGTCCGCCACGCTGCTGCCCATGGGCTCGGAGCCCGCGCTGTTCGGCTACGTGTCGCTCAATCCGCATATGTTCTGGCCCGCCATCGTCGTGGCCAGCGTGGGTAATACCGCCGGCGGCATGCTCGACTGGTGGATGGGCTTCGCCGCACGACGCGCTTTCGTGCGCCTCAAGGCCCGCCGGCGAGCCCATGCCCGCGCTGCCGCACTGAACGGCGGTGGGGGCGTTGTGCCGACGGTTTCTGATGGGGACGAGAGTCAGCGCGCCCAAGGCAAGGCGCCGATGAGCGAACGCTATCACCGATGGATGCGCCGCTTCGGTCCGCCCCTTCTGCTCCTCTCATGGCTTCCCGTCGTCGGCGACCCCCTCTGCACCCTCGCCGGATGGCTTCGCCTCTCCTGGCGTGCCTGCCTCTTCTATATCGCCATCGGGAAGACGCTTCGGTATATCGCCATCACCTATCTCATGCTGCGCGTGCCTGAGTCGTTCTGGCAGGGGATTTTTGCCCCCTTCAAGCATCTGCTCGTCGGGTAGGGCTTATCGTTCGACTGCCGCTTCCTTCCTTTTCTTAACCCCACGGTTCTGCCCAAAGCCCCAGAGGCGGGACCGGGGCCCCTTTCCGCCTCTCAGACATAAACCCAACTCGCTGCAGAAAGGGGCCCCGGTCCCGCCTACCATCAGGTTTTCTCAGGAACCCCCTTCCTTCTTTCTTTTTTGCTGAGTTCTCTTACGCCTGCGTGACTTCGAACGGCAACGCCCGCTGGCGCTTGCCAGTCAACGCGAATAGCGCATTGGCATACGCCGGCGCCAACGGCGGCAAACCCGGTTCACCCATGCCCGTCGGTGCATCGCCGGAACTCACCACATGGACGCTAATCGCCGGCATGTCCGTCAACCGCGCCACCGTGTACTGATGGAAGTTGCTCTGCTCCACCGCACCATCCTTCAACGTGATGGCCGCGCCGGCTAACGTCGTACCCAATCCCATTAACGCCGCACCCTCCACCTGTGCCGCTACCGTCAACGGATTGACCGCGAAATTGCAATGCACCCCCGCCGTCGCACTCACCAATCGCGGAGACCCATTTCGCATTTCCGCAACCACCACATACGCCACCACGGAATCGAAGGACTCATGCACCGCTACGCCCCACGCTTGTCCCTGCGGTAATTTGGTCTTGCCATATCCAGAACGCTCGACCGCCAACGCCAAGGCCTCACGATGCCGCGGATGCTTGTCCCCCATCAACGCATATCGATACGCCACCGGGTCCTGTCCCGCATTCTTTGCCAATTCGTCAACCAGTGTCTCCATGACGAACGCCGTGTGCGTGTTGCCCACGGAACGCCACCACAGGACCGGTACGTTGACCTGCGGACTATGCAAGGTCAGACGCAACGGCACCGCGTACGGGGTGCCCGATACGCCTTCCACACTCGTCGCGTCGATGCCGTTCTTGACCATCATTTTTTCGAACGGCGTGCCCTGCAAAATCGATTGGCCCACGATGGTG
This window of the Pandoraea fibrosis genome carries:
- a CDS encoding amino acid deaminase, coding for MNDTNYQHGMIDTLNKGLGALNAPLAPSATAGLGWNLLNEDLSLPTAVLYEDKIRHNLAWMQRFVHEYGVKLAPHGKTTMAPKLFRRQLDGGAWGITLATAHQTNAAYHHGVRRILMANQLVGKRNMALIADLLKDPDFEFFCLVDSAAAVAHLGEFFRARGQSIQVLIELGVTGGRTGVRDAAQQQAVLDALTQYRDAVKLAGVEVYEGVLSTEADIRAFLQRAVNITRELIASGRIERSPAVLSGAGSAWYDVVADEFAHKDVGAPLDVVLRPGCYLTHDVGIYKAAQAQIATRNPIAKQMRSQLQPALQLWAYVQSIPEPERAIIALGKRDAAFDAGMPEPAQQFRPGESHAPRAAPSHWEITGMMDQHAYLRIAPGDDVRVGDMIAFDISHPCLTFDKWRHVPIVDGDYNVVDIVQTFF
- a CDS encoding MurR/RpiR family transcriptional regulator, with the protein product MAETFDIVTRVAERSDALSQAERKVAQVVLEDVAGAAAASINVLAERAGVSEASVTRFAKAMGCRDVRDLKLRLAQAAVVGQRFFGANATNGQDGSGQTIDRIADDIQTTLQVHRGLIKPDVVRRAAGRLLSARMVYAFGMGGGSSLMADEARYRLVRLGRPVASYQDAVMARMVAGTLGRDDVVLAFSVSGHTPELVSACEIAREYGAQVVAITATGSPLAALADEVLPIRALETDFIFKPSSSRYAMLLAMDVLATELALLAKPQSQALLRRIKYVLDTHRGGGDRQPLGD
- a CDS encoding N-acyl-D-amino-acid deacylase family protein yields the protein MTDCLANRTVDTLITSVRLADGSGAPMTDERFDVALRDGRIHTIAPAGALSGWQAAQQIQGDGLVLSPGFIDVHTHDDTNVVRAPDMTPKLSQGVTTVVVGNCGISASPVTLKGDPPDPMNLLGEADAFRYPTFAAYVDALEKAQPAINVAALIGHTALRNNHMDRLDRPATEAEIEGMRAQLREALDHGALGLSTGLAYANANAAPTEEVLALAEPLAEAGGLYATHLRTEFAEILEALDEAFRIGRHARVPVVVSHLKCAGVDNWGRSTEILEALDKAQRFQPVGCDCYPYTASSSTLDLKQVTDDFDILVTWSQPHPEQGGKLLATIAGEWGVDLMEAAKRLQPAGAVYHCMEEDDVRRILRHPATVVGSDGLPNDPLPHPRLWGAFPRVLGRYSREQQLFPLAEAIHKMTGLSAERFGLTQRGFVREGYWADLVLFDPATVADAATFTDPMQPAYGIAAVWVNGVLSWQDRAPTQNARAGRFVRRGTPQPVL
- a CDS encoding RidA family protein, with product MKRYGVEGGQGTGGQRMPFARATEADGFLFVSGQTPMKDGEVIDGGIVAQTHQAIQNMLAILTEAGYGTEHVLRCGVWLDDPRDFASFNKVFKEYFGEHPPARACVVSSMVIDCKVEVDCVAYKKPAA
- the queF gene encoding NADPH-dependent 7-cyano-7-deazaguanine reductase QueF (Catalyzes the NADPH-dependent reduction of 7-cyano-7-deazaguanine (preQ0) to 7-aminomethyl-7-deazaguanine (preQ1) in queuosine biosynthesis); this encodes MTTPDQSPLGKEVAYTEQYTPSLLFPIARAPARAAIGVPDALPFFGADIWNGYELSWLGEKGKPQIALLTAIVPADSPNIIESKSFKLYLGSFAQTKLANVDAARALIQQDLSEAAGAPVQVRLVEPGAFDKLELDELDGLLVDRLDIETDVYTPDATLLKAAEGEPHVDETLVSNLLKSNCPVTGQPDWGSLQIRYVGPPIDQEGLLKYVISYRRHTGFHEQCVEGIFMDILRQCKPSQLAVYARYTRRGGLDINPFRTNFTLPMPDNARTARQ
- a CDS encoding 5'-nucleotidase, with protein sequence MPISLENKLVVAISSRALFDFEEENRVYETGVAHGDDKSYMRYQLERLDVPARVGVAFPLVKKLLAFNEGSEDKHRVEVVVLSRNDPVSGMRVFRSARQVDLKIERGVFTRGRDPFGYLNALGAHLFLSANERDVRGALAAGFPAARVYPDSAKKAELHPDEIRIAFDGDAVLFSDEAERIFQSNGLDAFQQHEIERAATPLPPGPFKPLLLALHRLQTLAGHEVPVKIRTALVTARSAPAHERAIRTLMDWKIDIDEAMFLGGLDKGTFLREFEPDFFFDDQTRHCESAARVSPTGHVISGIANHDNA
- the ilvA gene encoding threonine ammonia-lyase, biosynthetic; the protein is MSDAAPDYLKKILTAKVYDVAKESELELARTLSMRLHNRIYLKREDNQTVFSFKIRGAYNKMANLSDAERERGVLTASAGNHAQGVAYSAARLGCKAVIVMPVTTPQVKIDAVRTHGGRAVEVVLAGDSYSDAYAHAMTLQEERGLTFVPPFDDPDVIAGQGTIAMEVLRQHQGPLHAIFVPIGGGGLAAGVAAYVKAVRPEIKVIGVQSVDSDAMAQSIHAGERVLLSDVGLFADGTAVKYVGAETFRLCEAYLDEVVRVDTDQLCAAIKDVFQDTRSVLEPSGALSVAGAKLYSEREKLKGETLVAITSGANMNFDRLRFVAERAEVGEAREAVFAVTIPEARGSFKRFTEVVGSRNVTEFNYRISEASNAHIFVGIQMHNRDEGERIKAGFERHGFPTLDLSNDELSKQHIRYMVGGRSALASNEVLFRFEFPERPGALMKFLSAMSPNWNISLFHYRNQGADYSNILVGMQVPDNEKAAFRDFLATLGYPYWDESDNPVYKLFLA
- a CDS encoding nucleotidyltransferase family protein, which encodes MTRPLTPPVAILLAGGLGTRFDAAGRRNKLLAPLPGDPLNRPVALASAHSLLAVLPRVIAVVRPDSAELENVLLQAGCEVVMSHATKRGMGATLAAGIQSGINEAPPAGLEHLDGWLVALADMPYIHPNTLRAITNGLTSPEAIVAPSYQGQRGHPVAFGSAFTSRLAALDGDIGARDLLISEHITIVDVDDAGIVRDIDTPDDLR
- a CDS encoding YqaA family protein, giving the protein MESFITWLLGVLALPGIGLPAIFLVSFLSATLLPMGSEPALFGYVSLNPHMFWPAIVVASVGNTAGGMLDWWMGFAARRAFVRLKARRRAHARAAALNGGGGVVPTVSDGDESQRAQGKAPMSERYHRWMRRFGPPLLLLSWLPVVGDPLCTLAGWLRLSWRACLFYIAIGKTLRYIAITYLMLRVPESFWQGIFAPFKHLLVG